A part of Ptychodera flava strain L36383 chromosome 11, AS_Pfla_20210202, whole genome shotgun sequence genomic DNA contains:
- the LOC139143829 gene encoding eukaryotic translation initiation factor eIF1-like has product MSIQNLQTFDAFADASKGEDEGLQEGIIHIRIQQRNGRKSLTTVQGISADYDKKKLVRACKKEFACNGTVVDHPEYGEVLQLQGDQRQNIKAFLLNVGIAKADQLKLHGF; this is encoded by the exons ATGTCGATCCAAAATCTCCAAACGTTTG ATGCCTTCGCTGATGCATCCAAAGGAGAGGACGAGGGCTTACAGGAAGGGATCATCCACATAAG AATCCAACAACGTAACGGGAGAAAATCCCTAACTACAGTTCAGGGCATATCAGCTGACTACGACAAGAAAAAACTGGTGCGAGCTTGCAAAAAG GAATTTGCCTGCAATGGTACAGTAGTTGACCACCCAGAATACGGTGAAGTTCTTCAGCTGCAGGGAGACCAGAGGCAGAACATAAAAGCCTTCTTGCTGAATGTTGGAATCGCCAAGGCTGACCAGCTGAAACTTCACGGTTTCTAA